GTCCTGGACCGCCGTGCCGATCCGCGGCGCATTGGCGGCAGCGCCGAGCCTCAACACATACTCCGCGCGATGGGGCTGCATTTGCGCGTAGGCGAATTGCGGCCCGCACAGGAGCGCGGCGACGGCGAGACACACGAGGCGATGCATCGAGTCACCTTGCGCACCGGCTTGCACCCGGTCAATCGTGCTTCGCATGAAATTGCGAGAGATCGTGGCCGGATTCAGGCAGGTGCATGTGCCATGAACAGGCTCGGGTTCGTCTGCGCGGGCGAGCCGCTCGAGGCGCTGCCGATGGGCGCCTTGTATTGGCCGGCAGAGCAGCTGCTGGCGGTAGCCGATCTTCATCTCGAGAAGGGCTCTTCCTATGCCGTCAACGCGCGCAAGCTGTTGCCGCGCTACGACACGCGGCAAACGCTGGGTGCGCTCGCGGAGCTGATCGAGACCGTGCAGCCGCGCACGGTCGTTTGCCTGGGCGACTCTTTTCACGATCGTGCCGCGATCGAGCGGATGCCGGAGGCGGAGCGGATCGAGATCGGGCGACTGACCTCGCGGATGCGCTTCGTCTGGATCGCCGGCAACCACGATCCAGCGCCGCCGCCCGAAGGCTGGGGCGAGGTTGCGGAAGAATTCGTCGCGGGACCTTTGGTGTTCAGGCATGCAGCTCTGTTCGGACCTGCCGATGGCGAGGTGTCCGGTCACTATCATCCCGTGGCGGCCCTCACGGTGCGAGGGCGCGGGCTGAGGCGGCGCTGCTTCCTGACCGACGGAAGGCGTCTCATCCTCCCGGCCTTCGGCGCCTATGCCGGCGGTCTCAACGCGCTCGATCCGGCGATCGCCCAGCTCTTCCCCGACGACTACGACGCGCTGGTCGTCGGAAAGGACGCCGTGCGCCGCCTGTCGTGGCGGCAGTTGAGGCCCGATGCCAGGGCGTTCGGCTGAGGCGCCGGATCACTCCGCGATGAAGAGAATCCGCAGATCCTCTTTCGGCACATAGTCGCGCACCGTGGCCTCGAAGCGCTGCGGGCCGGTGCGGCGCAGCGGCAGGCCGGTGCAGAGTGTCGTCACGCGCACGTCGCCCACGGTCCGGCCCTCGGCGGCGATCGGACCGCCCTGGAGGGTGAGATGGAACGTTCCGATGGCGCCGCCGCGCCAGTTGCGCGCCGTCTGGAGAATGTAGCCCAGCGTGTAGCCCATCAGGAGCGGCGCATCGGCGCCGGCCGGCCGCCTGGCTTCCTTCAACCGGCGGTTGGCGGCGCGGATTGACTGGTCGGTGGCGGCATCGATGCAGAAGGCACGAACCGGATCTTCGCCTCCTGAGCCGCCGATCTTGCCGTCCTCGATCACGATGAAGCGGCTGCCGATCACCGGCCGGTAGCTGTGTTCGACCACCGTGACTCCCGGCGCGAAGGTCTGCATCCAGTGGAAGGTGATGCGGACGCTCCACGGCAGCCGGAAACCCTCGCCGCCGTCCAGCGGTTCGAGGGCGCCGAGCGCCTGCAGCTTCTGGCGTACGGCGGCGTCGAGCGGCTTGTCCTCGGGCGAGGGAAAGATGCCCGGCTGCAGCACCAGCGTCGGTCCGCCGATCGCCTGCAGAGCCTCGGCGATGTCGCGCCCGTCGGGCAGCTGCGCCTTGATCTCGATCTCCGGCTTGATCTCGCGGCCGTCCGCCCAGACGCGGAAGCGCAGGAAATCGGGATCGGTCGGTGGCCGCATCGCAACGTTGTGGGCGCCGCTTTTCGTCGTCATCCCGGCCGGGGTGTCGCTCGGCACCTCGGGCATCGGGAAGGCGACGCGCAGCGTCACCGGCTGGCCGGTGTCGTTGCGCATCTCGTAGCGCACCTTCACCTCCGACGGCGACAGCGTGAGATCCTCGCGCTGCATGGTGATCGCGTCGGTCTTCACCAGCACGATCCCGCCGGCGGCGAGTTCGGACGACGAATCGTTGGCCATCGCTGAGCCGACGAAGGCGAGCGCCAACGCGAGCGCACGCGCGGCCAGTACGGGAACCGAGACGCCCATGCTGTTACTTGGGCAGCTCGTACTTCAGCGTCACTTCGCCCAAGCCCTCGATCCTGCCGGTGGCGGTGCTGCCCGGCGGCACGAACTGGCAGGCGACCATGCTGCCCGTCGAGACGATCATCCCCTTCTTCAAGCGCTTGCCGTGGTCGCCCAGTTTGTTGGCGAGCCAGGCGAGCGCGTTGTAGCAATGGCCCAGCACGTCGCCGGAATGCCCCTCGCGTACGACCTTTCCGTCGAAGGAGACCGAGCCGTTCAGGTTGCCGAGGTCGAGCTTGGCCCAGTCCTTGTTGGGCTTGGCCAGCAGCGAGCCGCCGTTCCAGCCGGCGTCCATGATCAGCGGATTGACGGCGAGGCGGCTGTAGTCGGCGCCGCGATCCTCGATCAGCTCGAAGCCGGCGCGGGCGCTGCCGACGTATTGGGCGATCGAGTCCTTGTCGTAGGGCTTGCCCTTCGGCGCCGGCACGTCGGCATTCACCGTCAGGATGATCTCCAACTCGGCGCCCAGCCGCGTCCAGCGATCGGCGCGCACCGTGGCCTTGTGCTCGAACACACGCTTCTTGCGGATCGGTCCGTAGGCGGGCCCCTTGAGGCCGGTCTGCGCCAGGATCTGCGGCGAGGTCAGCGCGATCTTGTAGCCGACGAGCGGGCCCTGCTTGACCATCTGCTTCTTGAGGAAAGCGTCCTGTACCTTGTAGGCGAGCCGCTCGTCGTCGGTCGCGAATTGTTCGGGCCACCAGCCGACCACGGCGCGCGACTTGTCGACCTGATGCAGCCACGTGGCAACCTTGGCGACGCTGAACGTCATCGTTTCTTCCCCTTGCTTGATCTCTTCGTCCCCGCATAGTGCCATCCATGGCGGCGAAAGCGTTGCAAAATCTGGGGCCCGTGCGCAGCGGCGCGGTGGTTGGTGTCATCCTGGCCGGCGGCGAGGGACGGCGCATGGGGCCGGGCCCGCTGAAGCCGCTGCGGCCCCTGGCCGGCAAGCCGATGATCGCCCATGTGGTCGAGCGGTTGCGACCGCAGGTGATGGATCTGGTGATCGTGGCCAACGATCCCGACCCGGCCTTCAAGTCGCTCCACGTCCCCGTCGTCGCCGATGCGCCCGACATCCAGCGCGCCGCGCGGCGGGAGGGACGACGCCTCGGGCCGTTGGCCGGCATCCTGGCCGGGATGGAATGGGCGCTGAAGCATCACCCTCATTCTGGCTGGATCCTGACCGCGCCGGCCGACGTGCCGTTCCTGCCGCTCGACCTCACTGTTCGACTGTGCGGTCTGATGCACGTGCCCGAGCCGGACGTCCTGATGGTGCGCCACGGCAAGCGGCGCGAGCATACGCTGGCGATATGGTCGGTGAAACTGGCGGCCGATCTCCGGAAGGCGATCCTCGACGAAGGGATGCGCCGGGTCGAGACCTTCGCCCAGCGCTATGCCTTCGAGGAACTGGTCTGGCCGGGCAACGCCGCGCCTTTCCTCAACGTCAACACGCCCGCCGAGCTCAGCGAGGCGCTGGCTCGTCTGGAACCAGTTCGATCACGTTCCCGTCGATGACCACCTTGCCGGCATTCTCGAAGTTCACGGTGATGCGATGGCCGATCATCGACTGGATCTGACCCAGGCCCCAGTCCGGCTGGCTGGGGTGGCGCACGAAGTCGCCGGGGCTCAGGAGGCCGTTACCGGGTTTTCCGAACAAGTTTCCGTTATTCCCGCCTGTGGGTACGATGAAGCGCGTGTGACGCCTTCCGGCCTCAATCTGCAGTATAGACTGGGCGTCGTCATGTCATGGAGGACACAATGAACCATACCCGTATCGCCATCGCCTCGGCCCTCGCCGCCGCCCTCGTGCTGCCGGCCGCCACCAGCCAGGCGCAGGGCAACATGGAGAAGTGCTACGGCATCGCCAAGGCCGGCAAGAACGACTGCCAGACCGCCAAGTCGTCCTGCGCCGGCACGTCGAAGAAGGACGCGCAGGCTGACGCCTGGATTTCCGTCCCGAAGGGCGCCTGCGACAAGATCATCGGCGGCAAGCTCACGCCGAGCTGAGGATGCTCCCGGTCGCCGGCATCGGGCTGCGCTCGCCGCACCTCGCGGAGATCGCGCGCGACCGGCCGGCGACCGGCTTCCTCGAGGTCCACGCCGAGAACTATCTCGCGGCGTCTCCGGCAAGGCAGGCCGTCGAGAGGCTGCGGCAGGACTATGAACTTTCCATACATGCCGTGGGGCTTTCGCTGGGCTCCGCCGACGGTCTCGACGAGGTGCATCTCGATCGCGTCTCCGCGCTGATCGCTCGACTGCAGCCCGCGCTGGTTTCCGACCATCTCGCCTGGAGCGTTTCGGACGGGCGCTACTTCAACGACCTGCTGCCGCTGCCCTACACGGAGGAAGCGCTCCAGCTCGTCACGCGCAACGTCGATCGTCTGCAGGAGAAAATCGGGCGGCAGGTGCTGGTCGAGAATCCGTCCTGTTATCTCGCCTTCAATCACTCGACCCTAACGGAACCCGAGTTCCTGTCGGAACTGGCGCGCCGCACCGGCTGCGGGCTGTTGCTGGACGCCAACAACATCGTGGTCACGGCGCACAATCTGCGGCTCGATCCGACGTCGTGGCTGAATGATCTTCCAGCCGCGGCGATCGGCGAATACCATCTGGCCGGCCATGCGATGAACGAGGCCGACGGCGAGACGATCCTGATCGACGATCACGGCAGCCGCGTGAGCGATAATGTGTGGAGCCTGTTCCAGGAGATCGTGCGACGCCATGGGCCGCGTCCGACCCTGATCGAATGGGACACCGACCTCCCCGCCATCGGCGTGCTGCTCGACGAAGCGCGGCGGGCCGATGAAGCGCTCGACGCGAGGAAGGGGACCGATGCTCGCGCTGCGTGACCTGCAGGCGGCCTTCACGGCCCACCTGACGGGCGACGATCGCGCCGACCTCATGGGCGTGGTGTCGGGCGATACGATCCCGGCGGCAGCGCGGTTGCGGGTCCATCGTCATCACGTCCGGCACAGCCTGGCGACGGCACTGGCCAGTACCTTCCCGACGGTGCAGGCGATCGTTGGCGAACAATTCTTCCAGG
This DNA window, taken from Reyranella humidisoli, encodes the following:
- the pdeM gene encoding ligase-associated DNA damage response endonuclease PdeM, with translation MNRLGFVCAGEPLEALPMGALYWPAEQLLAVADLHLEKGSSYAVNARKLLPRYDTRQTLGALAELIETVQPRTVVCLGDSFHDRAAIERMPEAERIEIGRLTSRMRFVWIAGNHDPAPPPEGWGEVAEEFVAGPLVFRHAALFGPADGEVSGHYHPVAALTVRGRGLRRRCFLTDGRRLILPAFGAYAGGLNALDPAIAQLFPDDYDALVVGKDAVRRLSWRQLRPDARAFG
- a CDS encoding DUF4424 family protein, which codes for MGVSVPVLAARALALALAFVGSAMANDSSSELAAGGIVLVKTDAITMQREDLTLSPSEVKVRYEMRNDTGQPVTLRVAFPMPEVPSDTPAGMTTKSGAHNVAMRPPTDPDFLRFRVWADGREIKPEIEIKAQLPDGRDIAEALQAIGGPTLVLQPGIFPSPEDKPLDAAVRQKLQALGALEPLDGGEGFRLPWSVRITFHWMQTFAPGVTVVEHSYRPVIGSRFIVIEDGKIGGSGGEDPVRAFCIDAATDQSIRAANRRLKEARRPAGADAPLLMGYTLGYILQTARNWRGGAIGTFHLTLQGGPIAAEGRTVGDVRVTTLCTGLPLRRTGPQRFEATVRDYVPKEDLRILFIAE
- a CDS encoding 2-keto-4-pentenoate hydratase, with translation MTFSVAKVATWLHQVDKSRAVVGWWPEQFATDDERLAYKVQDAFLKKQMVKQGPLVGYKIALTSPQILAQTGLKGPAYGPIRKKRVFEHKATVRADRWTRLGAELEIILTVNADVPAPKGKPYDKDSIAQYVGSARAGFELIEDRGADYSRLAVNPLIMDAGWNGGSLLAKPNKDWAKLDLGNLNGSVSFDGKVVREGHSGDVLGHCYNALAWLANKLGDHGKRLKKGMIVSTGSMVACQFVPPGSTATGRIEGLGEVTLKYELPK
- the mobA gene encoding molybdenum cofactor guanylyltransferase MobA is translated as MAAKALQNLGPVRSGAVVGVILAGGEGRRMGPGPLKPLRPLAGKPMIAHVVERLRPQVMDLVIVANDPDPAFKSLHVPVVADAPDIQRAARREGRRLGPLAGILAGMEWALKHHPHSGWILTAPADVPFLPLDLTVRLCGLMHVPEPDVLMVRHGKRREHTLAIWSVKLAADLRKAILDEGMRRVETFAQRYAFEELVWPGNAAPFLNVNTPAELSEALARLEPVRSRSRR
- a CDS encoding DUF3553 domain-containing protein, with protein sequence MFGKPGNGLLSPGDFVRHPSQPDWGLGQIQSMIGHRITVNFENAGKVVIDGNVIELVPDEPAPR
- a CDS encoding BufA1 family periplasmic bufferin-type metallophore produces the protein MNHTRIAIASALAAALVLPAATSQAQGNMEKCYGIAKAGKNDCQTAKSSCAGTSKKDAQADAWISVPKGACDKIIGGKLTPS
- the bufB gene encoding MNIO family bufferin maturase, which translates into the protein MLPVAGIGLRSPHLAEIARDRPATGFLEVHAENYLAASPARQAVERLRQDYELSIHAVGLSLGSADGLDEVHLDRVSALIARLQPALVSDHLAWSVSDGRYFNDLLPLPYTEEALQLVTRNVDRLQEKIGRQVLVENPSCYLAFNHSTLTEPEFLSELARRTGCGLLLDANNIVVTAHNLRLDPTSWLNDLPAAAIGEYHLAGHAMNEADGETILIDDHGSRVSDNVWSLFQEIVRRHGPRPTLIEWDTDLPAIGVLLDEARRADEALDARKGTDARAA